The following are encoded together in the Lathyrus oleraceus cultivar Zhongwan6 chromosome 3, CAAS_Psat_ZW6_1.0, whole genome shotgun sequence genome:
- the LOC127131304 gene encoding uncharacterized protein LOC127131304 — protein MAEQEQESARVRAELDEIKEGMSQMREMLQTLTFRFEVPQTTVISETTGPAVEVPPQRILPSTLPPYGLPYDFVPRAEVVHEIGQSVQQAVPLPVYTDARPVIYTVVPPAAYARHVPHYEDQNHMYQTVDSTVAGDEVRFEDFREVKENMQLLEKKFKDLEGDHVFGSAAKEMCLVSGLVIPAKFKTPDFDKYKGHTCPKSHLIMYYRKMAAHVEDDKLMIHCFQDSLSGAPSKWYLSLDKNRIRCFQDLSNAFIKHYNYNMDMAPDRRQLQSMFQHDKESFKEYAQRWRELASQVEPPLVEKELAELFIDTVQPQFYEKMVGSASLGFSELVAIGAHVEYGIRNGKLAAVAGTSNANQKKFSGGFPKKKEGETNAVTVGQGRAPPRRRPQQYPPQQYVQQPIPYQQPMYPVQYAPQPYVAAVTPAFNQQPAQAYQAPPVYRPAPVQQRAAAPPAYQQAPTTPIYQQPRAQAPRQNAQNQNRRQGERATFNPIPMSYTELYPSLLQKGLVVPRPMGPPPDRLPPWYNPNAHCPFHEGAPGHDLEGCYALKHRVRELVESKILSFKNMGPNVKNNPLPPHGNPEVNAIEDASVGVTVEKVEDVKTPLAAFHARLVEAGLVNVDHDNCEECATHPRGCQVVRDNIQDLMDKGVLQISSAVKNEDVLVIEPCFNLPELVEIPYYSRRVALEDSHPSLVEMCMPAPFPYESTKAVPWKYEITVVDKVVEGSSDAEVTETISEDVTNIAGMSRMTRSGRVYAPEFNVTPQGPAKESTVVTPAKEPKVVQSEDAVEFLKLIKRSDYKVVDQLRQTPSKISILSLLLNSQAHREALLKGKLPPPYTKR, from the exons ATGGCTGAACAAGAACAAGAGAGCGCCCGAGTTAGAGCTGAACTAGACGAAATCAAAGAAGGCATGTCCCAGATGCGAGAGATGCTGCAAACTTTAACCTTCAGGTTTGAGGTTCCGCAGACGACCGTGATTTCAGAGACCACGGGCCCAGCAGTGGAAGTCCCACCTCAGAGGATATTACCCTCAACCCTTCCTCCGTATGGGCTACCTTATGACTTCGTCCCCCGAGCGGAGGTGGTGCACGAAATAGGGCAATCTGTCCAACAAGCTGTGCCATTACCAGTTTACACCGACGCACGTCCAGTCATCTATACTGTGGTTCCACCAGCCGCCTATGCTAGGCATGTTCCTcattatgaagatcaaaaccACATGTATCAGACTGTCGACTCAACTGTTGCTGGTGACGAAGTGAGATTCGAGGATTTCAGGGAGGTAAAGGAGAACATGCAGCTCCTTGAGAAAAAGTTTAAAGATCTAGAAGGAGACCACGTCTTTGGATCTGCTGCCAAAGAAATGTGCCTTGTATCCGGGTTGGTGATTCCAGCAAAATTCAAAACCCCAGACTTCGACAAATACAAGGGGCACACTTGTCCAAAAagccatctcatcatgtattaTCGAAAAATGGCTGCACACGTGGAGGATGACAAGCTGATGATCCACTGCTTTCAAGACAGCTTGAGTGGGGCTCCTTCCAAGTGGTATCTAAGTCTGGATAAGAACAGGATCAGGTGTTTCCAGGACCTGTCAAACGCATTCATAAAACATTACAActataatatggatatggcgcctgacagaaGACAGCTGCAGAGCATGTTTCAGCATGATAAGGAGTCctttaaagaatacgctcagagatggagggagttggcttcTCAAGTTGAGCCACCTCTTGTTGAGAAGGAATTGGCCGAACTGTTCATCGACACTGTCCAACCCCAATTCTACgagaagatggttggaagtgCTTCTCTGGGATTCTCCGAGCTTGTTGCTATAGGAGCTCACGTGGAATATGGTATAAGGAATGGCAAGCTGGCGGCTGTAGCTGGAACTTCAAACGCTAATCAAAAGAAGTTCTCTGGAGGGTTTCCTaaaaagaaggaaggggaaacaaATGCTGTGACCGTTGGTCAAGGAAGAGCTCCTCCAAGAAGGAGACCACAACAATATCCACCTCAGCAATATGTTCAACAACCAATTCCCTATCAACAACCCATGTATCCCGTCCAGTATGCTCCGCAACCATACGTGGCTGCCGTGACGCCTGCATTCAATCAACAGCCTGCTCAGGCTTATCAAGCGCCTCCAGTCTATCGACCAGCTCCAGTTCAACAACGTGCTGCGGCTCCGCCAGCTTATCAACAAGCACCAACAACTCCTATTTATCAACAACCGAGAGCTCAAGCACCGAGGCAGAATGCTCAGAACCAAAATAGGAGACAAGGGGAGAGGGCGACCTTCAATCCTATCCCAATGTCCTACActgagctttatccctccttgttgcAAAAGGGGTTGGTGGTTCCCAGGCCTATGGGACCTCCCCCTGATCGTCTGCCTCCATGGTACAACCCTAATGCACACTGTCCTTTTCATGAGGGTGCCCCCGGGCATGACCTAGAGGGTTGCTACGCTCTAAAGCATAGGGTTCGGGAATTGGTTGAGAGCAAGATCTTGTCTTTTAAGAACATGGGACCGAATGTGAAGAATAATCCCCTTCCTCCCCATGGAAATCCTGAAGTCAACGCCATTGAAGACGCTTCTGTTGGTGTTACGGTTGAGAAGGTGGAGGATGTAAAGACTCCTTTGGCAGCATTCCATGCCCGATTGGTGGAAGCTGGCCTGGTTAATGTTGATCATGACAACTGTGAAGAGTGTGCCACACACCCAAGAGGATGTCAGGTGGTACGAGACAATATTCAAGATTTGATGGATAAAGGAGTGCTTCAAATATCCAGTGCTGTGAAGAATGAAGATGTGTTGGTAATTGAACCTTGCTTCAATTTACCTGAACTAGTGGAAATCCCTTACTATAGCAGAAGGGTGGCGCTTGAGGATAGTCATCCGTCGCTTGTGGAAATGTGTATGCCCGCACCTTTTCCGTATGAGAGCACCAAGGCCGTGCCTTGGAAATATGAGATTACTGTTGTGGATAAGGTTGTTGAAGGAAGTTCAGACGCTGAGGTGACAGAAACTATAAGTGAAGACGTCACCAATATTGCAGGGATGAGCagaatgacccgtagtggtcgagtcTATGCGCCCGAATTCAATGTGACTCCTCAAGGGCCTGCCAAGGAATCAACAGTTGTAACTCCTGCTAAAGAACCCAAAGTGGTCCAATCCGAAGATGCTGTTGAATTCTTGAagttaatcaagagaagtgacTACAAGGTTGTGGACCAGTTGCGTCAAACACCATCTAAAATCTCTATTCTGTCTCTGCTATTGAACTCCCAAgcccatagggaggctttgttaaag ggGAAGTTACCTCCACCTTACACCAAAAGATGA